GATGTGTACTTCGAATAAGCCAATGCACAACGTGAGATAGAAAGAGTTATAATCGGTTAGGTTCCATTATTACTTGCATGCTCTCAACCAGATTGAGAGCTAGCCGTCATGAACGATCTGTTCAATAATTCATCTACTCAAATATTTACATCATTCGCTTCTACTGTTCCACCACTGGAGTACTGCTGCCCAGGTCACTCCTCTACTTTTATGGATGTCGATAGTGTCTCACCAGCTATACATTATCCACTTTAGGGTAAGTACTCTTGCTTGCACCTATCTAGATGCTTCAACTTTTGATCTTTGATGCATATGGTTAGGCACATAGGTTTTGTCCCAAATGAATTGAATCATCTTTCTCGGGTCAAATAATGTTTAATTCATAATGATGTCTTGATCTGGGTTAACTGATAGAGATGAACCAAGGAAGTTTTCTGAACTGGAGCACAGATTCTATTTCAGCACAAGCTTATCCAAGTCAATCTATGTCTGCCTTTCTCAcgataaataaaaaggccGTGATATCTCATCAGTGGCCCAATACTTTTTGAGGCTCAGCTGGCGTCATTGTTCAATAAAGGGATTGTTCAAGTCGGgtagtaaaaaaaaggggTCCAGATAAAACCATCGAAAACACGTGAATAAATGCCCCGCGGTCGAGGAAAGAACCACTTGCACTGCACAACAGCAGGGAGTCCCTTTTTAGTGAATATAACTTGAACTTAGGAGATATCCTGCTACCAAACAGATAAATGATCTATCTCTACAAGAAATAAACTTGACAGCTTTCGAAATTAAGAGAGAAACTCCATTAAGCATCAACCTTAAATCCTACCTCTAAATCAATACTACCTTCCTTGGCTTCCAGGTTGTTCTTCCTCGAGTCCCGCTTTTTGTTTCTCCCCCCCACCATCGTCACCAATTCCGCTTCTTTCTCCCCGCCAACCTCAACTTTTtccatcacatccaatcCCAAACACAACAAGTCCTCGATCCGCAATCATGGAGGACCAGTTGGTGCAGCTTCTTTCCAGTACCCAACTGTCCGACCAAGGTCCCAGGCAACAGGCCGAAATCGAGCTCAAGCGCGCACGAACGAATCCCGCCTTTCCGCTGTCCCTCGCTAACATCGCTGCTCATACCTCGATTGAAACAAGCATTCGCCAGTCTGCCCTTACCAACCTGCGACTCTTTATCGAGAACAACTGGAGCAATGACGAGCTTGACGATGAACCTCAAATCCCCATCTCCGATGAGGTCAGAGGCCAGCTCAAGCAGGTTCTGCTCGACTTGGTTTTGAGCCAGGAAGAGGACCGCAAAGTCAAGATCTCTGCCAGTTATGCAGTCGGAAAGATCGCCGTCCATGACTTTCCCGACCAGTGGCCCAACATGCTTCCTTCGGTCCTTTCCGTTGTCCCATCTGGCACCGATGCCCAACTCCACGGTGCTTTGAGATTGCTCAACGACATAATCGAAGAGAGTTTGAGTGAGGACCAGTTCTTTTCCATGGCACAGGATATTGCCAAGGCCCTCTCCGAAGTCGCTTTCAACGAGAACCGAAAGCCCATGCACCGAGCTCTTGCCATCTCAATCCTCCGAGGATGCTTCGATCTTCTCAATATGATCAGGGAGGACCACGCCAAGGAGGTCCGCGCATTTGCTGACGGACTCATTCAACAATGGAACCCCTTCTTCATTACTGTGATGAAGAGCCCTCTCCCCGAAGCCAACCTCGAGAATGGTAGCCAGCCCGACACCTGGAGCAACATCATCGCACTCAAGCTCCAGGTTGTGAAGACGCTCATTAGAATTAGACGTGTCTTCCCCAACCTTCTCTTACCTCAGAGCACTGTTTTCTTTAGTGCGGTATGGGAGGAGCTTTCCACCTTGCAAGCCCCCCACGAACAGCTGTACATCAAGCAGGATGCCCAGGGACGACTTGAGGACTCCGACAATCTGCCATACACCCTGGACTTCCTCATTTTGGAGGAATTGGATTTCCTGAACCAGTGCTTCAGGGCTCCACCGGTGCAGGCCGAGCTTGAGGGTCATCTCAACGCCCACCCCTctgcatcgcaggttccctGGATGAAAGAGATCATGAACATGCTCATCGGATACTCCCGTGTCACTagggaagaggaggaacTGTGGGATATAGACTGCTCCTTGTACCTTGCCGAGGAGACTTCCGTCACCGCAAACTACACTGCACGCACTGCTGCTGGTGATCTGTTGATCAAGATGGGTGAGTGGTTCAACCAAAAGGCCATAGAAGGCCTGTTTGGGCAGACACAACCACTCTTTGCCAACGGAGGTTCCGATTGGCGTAACCAGGAGGCGGCACTCTACCTTTTTGTTATGCTGGTCAGCGACTTCCAAGACATGGACAAGCCAATTCCGGAGGAAGTTGCCCATGCATACCTTGTACTGGTAGACTACGCCATCAACCGGGCCGATGAGCCTCTTCTCCGGGCCAGAGGATACCTCGTTGCTGGTATCCTTTGCCGATCTTACCAGACTCCTGCCGAGCTGTTGGATCGTATGATCACCTCGATCACGCAAGAGGAATCAGAGGTTGTTCAAGTTGCCTGCATCAAGGCCCTGGAGGGTTTGATCAACGCTGGTCAAGTGCCTACCGATAGACAGGTTCCCATCATCAATGCTATCCAAAGCTACATGAATGGCAAGGACCCCAGTGAGATGGAAGATGCGGATGAACTTCTCGTTACACTCTCCGAGTCTCTTCGCGCCGCTATCACACTGGACACTCGAATTGCCCTCTCCAATGAAGTGCAGTCCGTTGACCTTCTCTTCATGCTTGCCAAGCTTGGCGCTAGCAACTTCCAAGTCACAATGTTGATTTCCGAGGGTCTTGAGGATGTAGTTACTGCTCTATCGGATACTGAGTCTTATACTGCCCTCTGCGGAAAGCTTCTGCCTACCTTGACCGGCGCCTTTGATGTTGCCAACCTCACTGAAGATAACCCTCTGGTTACAGTAAGCTATTATACCGAACTAATTTAGAACTAGACTGACAGTTTTCAGGTCGCCGTCGAGCTGCTGGCTATCCTTGCCGAGAACGGACCCGAACCACTACCTGCGGGCTTTGTGGCAGCTACTTTCCCCAAGCTGAACCGCCTCCTCATGGAGTCCAACGAGGGTGAGGTTCTTCGACCAGGATCAGAGGTCGTCAAGTGGATGCTTCAGCATGATCACCAGCAAGTTCTTGCATGGCAAGATGCTAACGGCCGCTCCGGTCTCGAGGTTTGTCTCCACATCGTCGACAGGCTCCTGGGTCCCTCTATTGAGGACAACTCAGCCTCCGAGGTTGGTGGTTTGGCCGCAGAGCTTGTTGAGAAGGCTGGCCAAGAGCGTCTTGGTCCTTTCCTACCCCAGCTTCTCCAAGCTGTTGCCAACCGACTTGCCACTGCTCAAGCCGCGGCCTTCATCCAGTCTCTCATCCTCGTGTTTGCCCGTCTCACCCTTTCCGGAGCCCACGAAGTGGTTGACTTTTTAAGTCAAATTCAGATCAGCGGGGAAAGTGGTCTGCAGGTTGTCTTAGCCAAGTGGCTAGAGAACTCTGTCAACTTTGCTGGATATGATGAAATCCGCCAAAAGTACGTTAATACTAAAGCAAGCTCTCGGCAATTACTGACAAGTCTAGCGTGATCGCTCTATCCAAACTTTACTCCCTCAACGATCCTCGCCTTGCACAAACACAGGTCAAGGGTGATTTAATCGTAAACCAGGACGATGGGCTAATTAAGACACGTTCACGTGCGAAGAAGAGTATGTATCCAACAACTCACGATCCTCAAGCCTCCAGCACCTACCTAGAAACCCTCTACACCCAATTTATTGAGGCCCAAGACGCTAATCAAGCAGCCATGGCACCAGACCCCGACCAGTACACCGTCATTCCTGCTTCACTCAAGATTATCAAGGTCCTCATTGAAGAACTTCTATCCGCATCTGGCCAACGGGCTGCTGCCAAtgctgccgctgctgctgtGGCAACTGCCAGTTTTGAGGACGAGAACGACGAGGAGGGCtgggaagacgacgacgatactCTCGACCTGAGCCTGGGAGCCACCAAGCATGACCTCATGTCGTTTGTGGAAGGTGGACAGCGACAGCGAGACGACGAGACGCAAGCTTACCTCACCGAGTTCTTCATCCGTTGCGGCCAGGAAAACACTGCCAACTTCCAAGAGTGGTATAACATGCtgacagaagaagagaagataaAGCTTAACGAGGTGGCCAGCTCGGCAGGACAATAGGAAGCGACTGCACATATGGTCACGAAATATTACCAGCCTGGCTCGGTTCGGCGAAGAATACTGTGGAAGTGCCAGACTACAAGTTAGGAAACACAAAAGGAGAAACAAGGCGTGCGCGACGCGTGCCTTGGTTTGCGCGGCAGAGGATAGATAGATTGGCCCTTGGGTTGGCATGAATTATTACGAACGGAAATGAATTGTAGATAGAATTAGAGAAACATCTCAGTGGAAGAGTCACATGCGAAATAAACGAGAAGTAGATAATCAAACCTTGTGATTCTTTTACTGCCTAGCTACGAATGGCTAGCCACTAACTATTGTCGCAACTCAAATTATATCGCCACCTCCAAAACCTCTACCGAAAGGATTGTTACTTCGTCCACTGCCAGGACCAGGGAATCGAGGATTACCTCCAGGACCAGTGGGGTCCCATCGCGCGCCGGGCGGAGCTTGGGGATCGTAGCCTCCATACCCATCGTCTCCGTGCCCATTACCTCCTTGTCCTGTAAACAATGGGTCGTCGAAGGTGGGATGCATACCCGAGTGACCACCGGGGCGAGCAGGCAATCCCCCGCCAGAAAAAGGATTGAGAGGGTTAGGCGGATACAGGTCGTCGTGTCCGATGCCGTAAGGATGCCCACCAGGCATCTGAGGACCGCCTCGTGGTGGTCGTGGTCGATTCACCTCGTGCTCGTCCTCAAAACCTGGAGGAGGGAAGTCGCCCATGGGGTAAGGCTGGGGACGAGCCATCTCGGGAAGTGGGATTACCGGAGGCGGAGGCATGTTTGGGTTAGGCGCAGGGTCACCACGGAATGGTCGGTTTGGGTTCTGTGCTTCTTGAGCACGGCGCTCAGAGCGTGCGTTGTCCTCTGCCTCAGCAGTCTCGACATACCCTTCACTCTGGAGCTTAGGAATGAGTTTTTGAACGATGTTGATTTTGAGGTCATGGAGAACATCTATAAGAGTGAGTCAGTAAACGCTCCTAATAGTAATACTGGGCAACATACCCGCAATAGCTTTCTCAGATGTGAACACAGCGCGGAGCTTTTCAACAAGGTCACTGCGGTCTTCTTGATTGTCCTTGATAGTGATGCGAATAGGGAGTTTCTTAGAGTCCACAACTTCGCTAATCGATCGTTCGAAACGACGAATATTATCGTCTCCCACAGCCAGTCCGCGAACCTCAACCTTCTTGCCCATGCGATCCACACGAATACTAAAGGTCATGGCTGACTGCTTGTGCGAATATACAAAGCTGTAAGATTTGAAGCCCGAGTTCCATTGTGATGGCAGACGAGGAGCAAGTGATTCGCATTCAGCTATTGGTCGCTTGTGTGAGCCGAGTATGATGCTACGTGGGGGTTGAGTAGAGTAGACTTACCTAGCTTTTTGTCCTCGTCAAAGCCCTGGAGCTTGAAGCCAAGAGCGGAGAGATATGAGTGAATGAGAAGAGCGATAACTTCATAGGAGGATGCGAGATCCGATGACTCGTCGTTATGAGGATGTGTGGGCAGCGCTTCCGCCATGCCGCTGAGGATGGCAGGGACGCTGAGCGATTCTGACATGATGAACTGTGATGATTACTGAAGAGATTCTTTCAAGTGCTGCAACAATGCTTGGAGATGAGTGGAGCTAATTTAATGATGGAATCGGTAGTGGAGAAGGTAGAAGTGGAAGGTGCTATCTAGTCGAAAGTGAAGAAGGAGGTGCGTCATGAAATAGTTGCCTCAGCCCTATATGTGGATCATTTAGGTTCTGCGGGGCAGTGACGGTTTAAAGTAAATGGGAGGTCCACCCTGGAGGTAGGTATGTCGGTTGTTTTGTTGGataagaaagggaaaaagagTGTGTCGTTTTTGAGAATTTCTGCAGGTTTATATATTCATATAAAGTTTTATtgaaattctatttaatagtaCGGCCTTGTAGCCTTACTCAACTTTATGCTGTCCACTTTACAGTTACGCTTTCAGTGTTGAACCATCAAAGTTGCTACTCTTTCAATATGTCATGCGCCACCTAATCATGTACCTATGTTGAAATTCGTACGTTgctaataaataaatacagTTTTGTACGCATATAGTTGCTATTGGACTACCTACTAATCCAGCTAGCTCTGAACAATGAAATGCTCAATTTGCGCACTTCCTACTAGATGAATTGTACAGCTAAAGTTAGAACAGTGTAATGTAGAACTAAACCGTCACAACTTGCGTAAGGAAAGCTGTTTAATGATATTCTGTGATTGCTCAagcctaggtacctagtacTGACGGTATTGTCGCGCAAACCTCTCATGGCTCTGAGATGTCTCATGACAGTAGCATCACGTGAGATCGCGTTCCACTCAACGCGTCCCACCACGTCTTCCAAACCACCGATTCTTTAACATCACCACTTCCTCAACATCCCACATTACCACCATGGACTTAGGCCCATCTATCCCCGCCGCCCAAGCATCACACCTCCTTTCTTCCTTTACAATCTTTTTGAATCTCACTCTTCACACCCTCCTTTACCATCGCGGTCTCTACCCTGCAACTACTTTCCTCACTGCACGCGCCCTCAACCTCCCCGTCCACCAGTCCCGCCATCCTGGCCTCTGCACGTGGATAAACGATGCTGTCTCTTCTGTAGCAGTCCAACTGCGAAAAGGCACTGTGCGCCGTATAGCCGTTGTAATGCATGCTGCAAAGACTTTTGATGTACTTGAGCGTTGGGTATTTGACGTTGAGACGTTTCCTATTGGCTGGGGTGATAGAGAGGAGAGGAACTATAGCCCTGCGTTGGTCGAAGGTGTGGATGAGGAGGGTGGTGTGAATTGGACGGATGTAAATGAAGCTTTACGGGGGGCTCTAAGGCGTATCTCGCATGCAGCCGAGATGATGTCTGCTTTGCCTGAAGGTAGCACTTTTACACTTGCCGTTGAGCTACGTGACGAAGCATCGGCACCAATAGGGGTAAGTTCAAAGTCTCATTTGAAATACGCCGAGCTAAATGACTTAGCATCCGCAACATTGGATACCTTCCCAACCAAACCTTCAACCACCAACAGACACCTCTTTGAATCAAGGTTCGGCTATTGGCGGCCAGAACACAACGCCAATCCGCTCTGTCAAAGCCGGTCCCCTCTTCTTTGAGTGTTGGATCGAGCAAAACGATTTAGAATGATCACAGAATGATACGCATATGATACCCGACTTGAAAGGATAGATTATCGTCATCATGAAATTTCATAACCTCTAATTCGTCTTGTACAACATGACATGAACCCATTGTCCTGGCCCCGATTCCCAGACCCGAGCCAGTCCGTGCCACATGACCCTGCTCCCTACTCCGACAAAGCCTCGAGTCCGTCGCGTTATGTACAGTCCGGCCGTCAAGGCATAGCAAATCCCTTGACTCATTACCATCAGAACCCTTTTCAAACGCCCAAATAGCCTCCCAACCAGCCCTCCAGAGGACAGCAGCGCCTACTCTGTCGTCCCCTTCAATGCCGCACGCAGACTAACCATCTCGCGCTTGAGTCGCGCGTTCTCCTTCTTCATTCGTGCTGTCTCGTCGCTTTGATCACGCAGCCGAACCATcagttcttccttttcttctttgcccttgcccttgagaGCCTTGACAATTTTGCCAAGCTCCCCGTTGAATTTCTCATACAGTAATTCGTTCTCTGCCACTGCCTCTTTGTATAGCTGATCAATGGCCCGGACCTTGGCTTCAGCTGCTTTGACCGTAGTTTCCATGTCGTGCTGGATTGCTGCGTGCTTCTCTTGTATCTCCTGGATGGCGGCAGGAACTCGGTCCTCCAACTGCCGGACGGCAGCCGTCACTTGTCGCATATCAACCGACTGTGACCCTGGGGACTGGGCATCACTGAGGCGCGCCATTTCCTCGCCAATTTTGAACAGCTCAGATCTGAGAGAAGCATCCACGTCGTCAACAGCCTGCTTCTCCGTATTGAGCCGTTCTCGAAGCTTTTGCGGAGATTGTAAGCGGAGTCTCTGAGTTCCACGCCTAGATGGGCTTGAGTTTGGACGAGGAGGTGATTCAGCCCCTGGAGGTGCAGAACGGTATGGGCGCAACGTCGGTATGTTACTTGAAGATAATGTCTTGGAATGCCTGTGAGTTTTGAGTGGTGCGGGTCGACGGATTGCCTCATCAGAAGGCTCCAAGGGACTTGGTTCAAGCAGACTAGGCTGAAGCATGTCTAAGACATTTTCTTTCTGCCTTGATACTCGCATCGTCTGGGCCACACCGGGACTAACTGGTATCCTAGACGTCGCTGTCTTGGGGCTTGCGTTGAGCTTCTCTGATGTTTCCTTTGCGTCTTGAAGTGGCTGCGGTGATTCGTCATCGTCCAGGGTCACCGCTTCCATGTAGTTCTTTAGATCCGACAGAGAGCTGCGacgcttcttcttgggcGACCGCGGTGGTGGGCGCTCCGTCTCTGGCTCTCCTATTGTTTCCAATAATCGATGGGAGCTTCCTGGTCTCTGTGCTTCGTCAAACGCCCCTGCTATGGGTGGACGATCCCTGGAACCTGGTCTCCTTGCTAGCTTTTTGGGTATTGTGTTGTCATCGATGGACCTCGAACGGCCTAATGACGTTTTTGATAAGCTGAAAGCTTCGCTTGCTGTGGGGTTTCTGTGCTTACTGAGTTGTCGCCATACTGATGATCGGTCGTCTTTGCTGTTCTGTCGCAATAGGGTATCGAAACCAAACTTGCGGCGCAGTGATGACGTGTTTGATGCCAACGAAGGGGTGTATCCTTTACCACGAATAGCCGAGTTAATTGACTCATAAGTTGAGCTGTCCAGTCCAAAACTGTGGTTCAAGCTGGGCTCTTCGAAGATCCGATCGCAGTCTTCCACAAGACGATCGAGTAGATTGATATAATTTGCGGCTGTTCCGTCATATACTAGCAACTCTGCAAAAGCAAGTGTCAATGCTCCTCTGTCGCCATCATTGCCGCACCCATCCAGCAGATCGGCCAAGAGCTTGATGAGAGCAGTGAACGCGCGGCGATTCTGTGGAGCCATGTCACCGAACAAAAAGTTAACAAAATCTGCAAAGTCGCCGGGCACTCTCTTGTTAACGCGTGCTTGCAGAGTATCCAGAGATTTCATTGACATGACTGGGCTTATTTGGTCGGCCCATGCGATTCGAAGAAATTTTTCAAAAGCAACAAAAATGACCTCGGTGCCTAGGTCAGCAGTGGCATCAAAATCATAAGGGATCTCGATGAGTCTGTTGTAAAGTTCATTGACCGTTAGTTCGTCAACCACTGAGCGTTGTAACAAGGTACGACCAATAATGAGACCCTTGCGGTTCTGTAGAGCGGCGACATAGCTAGTGAACGTTTGCTCTAGTCGTACTAACGGGTTATCGGTACGGGTTTCCTCTTGAGAAACGCCATCCTTGCCCCCCTTTATTGAGCTGACGACAGATGCCTGGCTGTTGTTGCGATGTATCGAAGGCACCTGCTTGTGTTTTGAGCTCACACTCGCCGTGTCAGAAAGATGGACCGAGCTGCCGCCCCAGAAACTGGAGAGGAGTTTTACAGGGGATGAAGCGAGAAATGACCTGGTCTTCTCCGCTCTGGTGTTGAGTAGAAGACCATGAAGCGTCTTGGAGTAATATGAGACGAGAGGTGCCGTCAATTGCATATTGGAAACACTATGCTGCGTGCTCAGTAGTTGGATCACTGCATTTAATTAGCTTCAGAAGTTCAAAGACTCATCATGACAGGGCTCACCTCGTCGTGACATTGTAGGGAGGAAGTCTTCCAGGGCAACGTCATCCTGGAATTGCCTCCCATTTAATCCAACTGTGAGCATTGATACCCGCTTCATGTCATTGGTCGTCACGTTGACAACAATCTCAACCCCGTAATGGCCTACGGGTGCCCCTTTAGTACCCATATCATGATCGACAACCACTCGAATTGGGGCAGGCTCCTTGCGGCCTTCGATAAGCTGGTCGGCACCCTCCTGGAAGATAGCTGCGTGAAGCCCAAGGTTGCTATCTGGCATGCGCGCTGACCGTAAAGTCCAGGTAGGATCCTCTCGCTCCTTTTCCGAAAATCGAGCTTCAATTCTTGCCTTTACCACATCCTCTCCCCATTTGGCGGCTCTTGCTTCGTACATCTCTTGTAGCAGGAAGCATCGCGACGTGACCGCTTTACTAATTCGGTGCTCGCCTGGATGAGCACCTCTCATCTCCTCCGTCGAAGTCATCCAGAAGAGCGTTCCATCGTCTGCCTCGGTAAATCGAACCTCGGCCAAGTCATGCCATCCAGTGAAGACAAATTCATACGCGGCTGGACCACCTGCGGCATTGGTCATGGAGATAAGTAAACCAGCTGCAGAGGGTTTCTCGATCTCACGGAGGAGGTCTCGACCTGTCATGGTTCCACTCATCTTCTTGATTATAACCACACAGTctgagaagaggaggaaaatTCCGGATCGATCCGACTGATTGAGTAAAGGTTGGAAGGGAGGTGCCAGTTCGGTGAAGTCGGCTGTTGCGATGAGACGACCTTGTGGTTCCAAGTTCAATGGCCAAGCTTCAACCATATTCCGAAGCCGGTTGGTGACATGTGGCTTGTCAGGCAAGGGCTCATCCATTGAGCAAATATTGGTGATGATATCTCGGGCTTTGAGCATGGGCTGCAGAGCCGGATGTGTCATGGGGATACATCCCACGATTTGGTCAATGAGTAAGCTGTAGCGGGGAAGCCTTTGCACTGGCTCAATAAGGATGGAGCGGATCGTCTGTTCGCCAGCTTGAGCCACTCTTTGCCTAAAGCTCGACTGTTGATCGAGGAATGAGTTGAGTAGTGTGGGAAAGTGCTGGCTAGCTTTAATGTAATCCTGGTAGCACTCTGTAAACTTGGGGAACCATTCCAAAAATAATCTGGCGATGGCCAAGGCACCGCTTGGATCTCTTGTCCGGCCAATTTTGGAGCCCATAAAGTTCATCGTGGGCGTCTCCATATCCCGTAAGGCTTCCTCTTCAGTGTCGTCGAGAATCCTCCGCATTTCCTCCATAAAGGCCGAGTTGACCTGCAGAATACCGTCTGCTGAATTGGGAAAGAGTTTCTCCAACTCTTCTTCAGAGGGGCTCAAACTGCCAGGCGCTCGTGCTTGAGCGCCCTCGCGAAAGTCGGCTGCGACATTCGTCACCAGCTCCCTCACTTTGGCCACATATCGTTCCTCAGTCTCGACCAGTTCTGTCAGTTTCATACGCAACTCCATTTTCTGATCCTTGAGGAATGATTTGCTTCGGTTCAACGCAGTCGGCTTTGACGGTGCTCTTCGTAGTCGGCTAGTAGGTAGAAACACTGGTTCTCCAAATAATTTTATCAGAGGTGTGTATCCTCCATACTGTCGCAATGTTGGGTCTAGGatgtcatcttcgtcgtcggGTACATCTTCGAGGTCGACAGACTGTAGTGGAACAATAGCGCCTGGCGGAAGAACAAAGTCGAGATCGACATGGCTGATGTGTTGTGTCTGCAAAGCGTCCTGCAGAGTCTCGATGATGTCGGCTGTGTGATCGCTCTGGACCATGTCCTTGACAATATCGGCTGCATGTTGTTCGCTGAACAGCGCTGGAGCACTGCCAGGACGTCGACCTCTTGTGGGGTATAGATTCTTGAGATATAATTTAACGCAATCGGGTAGTTCTGTAAAGTATTTGAAGAGGCCGAAGGCGAGGGCCCGGTAGACCTCATCTCCCTGAAACTCGCGGGGTAGGTGGTGGACGACGCTGTAGAATGGAGAATTGGGCGATATTGTTATTCGGGGGAAGCTCTGGAAGCCGGCTGGCGTAAAAACGTGGACTTGTACTCGAGAACTGTTGAGGGTATAGTTTGCGGTAGTCGAGGGCCCGTGGAAAAGTaacagaggaagatggccGAGTAGAGGATCAGCGGCGTGGTAGAGAGTGACACTATCTGACGACAGCACCAGCTCTTCGGTAACGCGAACCATGACGTTGGGGAGAAGAGGGGCGTCTTTCTGTCAGTTTAGgtatgtacagtacagtGCAGTGCAATACGAAAAGTATGTTGACGTCGACTTGGGACGGCGGTCGCCAAGTTGGGTCGCAGATGGGGAGCGATTCGACGAGAAGCGATCAATGGCGAGCTTAGTTAGGTGCAGTAGCTTAGCGGCGCCCAACTTTGAGGAGAAGATAAAgatgagacgagacgagacttTATCCGTAATTACTAACGAGTCGCCTCCTCCCTCGTCACGGATACTCAGATTTGCGCATGCGGACGAGCAATCGAATCGAGGGGTTGACAAAGTGACGTTGTTTTGGAGATCGATCTCGGGCTGGGATTAGGACGAGACGAGCGAGATGGAGGTTTGAGCTTTGGCCCGTATCCGTAGTCGGTGGGCGGGAGTCAACAAAGCCCAGACCAAGACCCAGACCCAGATTCAAAAGCTCAGAGACAGTTGGAGAGATGTAGCGGGAACACAAGCGAGAGATGGTGGGTCTAGC
This Fusarium poae strain DAOMC 252244 chromosome 3, whole genome shotgun sequence DNA region includes the following protein-coding sequences:
- a CDS encoding hypothetical protein (BUSCO:1630at5125) — protein: MVRVTEELVLSSDSVTLYHAADPLLGHLPLLLFHGPSTTANYTLNSSRVQVHVFTPAGFQSFPRITISPNSPFYSVVHHLPREFQGDEVYRALAFGLFKYFTELPDCVKLYLKNLYPTRGRRPGSAPALFSEQHAADIVKDMVQSDHTADIIETLQDALQTQHISHVDLDFVLPPGAIVPLQSVDLEDVPDDEDDILDPTLRQYGGYTPLIKLFGEPVFLPTSRLRRAPSKPTALNRSKSFLKDQKMELRMKLTELVETEERYVAKVRELVTNVAADFREGAQARAPGSLSPSEEELEKLFPNSADGILQVNSAFMEEMRRILDDTEEEALRDMETPTMNFMGSKIGRTRDPSGALAIARLFLEWFPKFTECYQDYIKASQHFPTLLNSFLDQQSSFRQRVAQAGEQTIRSILIEPVQRLPRYSLLIDQIVGCIPMTHPALQPMLKARDIITNICSMDEPLPDKPHVTNRLRNMVEAWPLNLEPQGRLIATADFTELAPPFQPLLNQSDRSGIFLLFSDCVVIIKKMSGTMTGRDLLREIEKPSAAGLLISMTNAAGGPAAYEFVFTGWHDLAEVRFTEADDGTLFWMTSTEEMRGAHPGEHRISKAVTSRCFLLQEMYEARAAKWGEDVVKARIEARFSEKEREDPTWTLRSARMPDSNLGLHAAIFQEGADQLIEGRKEPAPIRVVVDHDMGTKGAPVGHYGVEIVVNVTTNDMKRVSMLTVGLNGRQFQDDVALEDFLPTMSRRVIQLLSTQHSVSNMQLTAPLVSYYSKTLHGLLLNTRAEKTRSFLASSPVKLLSSFWGGSSVHLSDTASVSSKHKQVPSIHRNNSQASVVSSIKGGKDGVSQEETRTDNPLVRLEQTFTSYVAALQNRKGLIIGRTLLQRSVVDELTVNELYNRLIEIPYDFDATADLGTEVIFVAFEKFLRIAWADQISPVMSMKSLDTLQARVNKRVPGDFADFVNFLFGDMAPQNRRAFTALIKLLADLLDGCGNDGDRGALTLAFAELLVYDGTAANYINLLDRLVEDCDRIFEEPSLNHSFGLDSSTYESINSAIRGKGYTPSLASNTSSLRRKFGFDTLLRQNSKDDRSSVWRQLSKHRNPTASEAFSLSKTSLGRSRSIDDNTIPKKLARRPGSRDRPPIAGAFDEAQRPGSSHRLLETIGEPETERPPPRSPKKKRRSSLSDLKNYMEAVTLDDDESPQPLQDAKETSEKLNASPKTATSRIPVSPGVAQTMRVSRQKENVLDMLQPSLLEPSPLEPSDEAIRRPAPLKTHRHSKTLSSSNIPTLRPYRSAPPGAESPPRPNSSPSRRGTQRLRLQSPQKLRERLNTEKQAVDDVDASLRSELFKIGEEMARLSDAQSPGSQSVDMRQVTAAVRQLEDRVPAAIQEIQEKHAAIQHDMETTVKAAEAKVRAIDQLYKEAVAENELLYEKFNGELGKIVKALKGKGKEEKEELMVRLRDQSDETARMKKENARLKREMVSLRAALKGTTE